A genome region from Alphaproteobacteria bacterium includes the following:
- a CDS encoding DUF899 domain-containing protein: MAEALPIRWEGESAEYRRARTALLAEEIALRRRIQRVAEQRRALPPGPVAKDYRFLDEQGNEIGLADLFGRHETLFTYFWMYGPQRDRPCPMCTSFVGSLDIPAPDIEQRLALAIVGRSPVARQLAFARERGWRNLKFYQIVGDAFARDVHALTDDGEGAAVTVWRRDGDEVRLFWAAEGGAETADAGFDPHLAPDPTPLWNVLDWTPEGRGKDWYPKLTYGE, encoded by the coding sequence ATGGCCGAGGCGCTGCCGATCCGCTGGGAGGGCGAAAGCGCCGAATACCGGCGGGCTCGTACGGCGCTGCTCGCCGAAGAGATCGCGCTTCGTCGCCGGATCCAGCGCGTCGCCGAGCAACGCCGCGCGCTCCCGCCCGGTCCGGTCGCGAAGGACTATCGATTCCTCGACGAGCAGGGCAACGAGATCGGCCTGGCCGACCTGTTCGGCCGGCACGAAACGCTCTTCACCTATTTCTGGATGTACGGGCCTCAGCGCGATCGGCCCTGCCCGATGTGCACGTCCTTCGTCGGCTCGCTCGACATCCCTGCGCCCGACATTGAGCAGCGCCTCGCATTGGCGATCGTCGGCCGCTCGCCGGTCGCACGACAGCTCGCCTTCGCCCGCGAGCGCGGCTGGCGGAATCTCAAATTCTACCAGATTGTGGGCGACGCCTTCGCCCGCGACGTCCACGCGCTGACCGATGACGGCGAGGGCGCGGCGGTGACCGTCTGGAGGCGCGACGGCGACGAGGTCCGCCTGTTCTGGGCCGCGGAGGGCGGCGCCGAGACCGCCGATGCCGGCTTCGATCCGCACTTGGCCCCCGATCCGACGCCGCTGTGGAACGTCCTCGATTGGACGCCCGAGGGGCGGGGCAAGGACTGGTACCCCAAGCTGACCTATGGAGAATGA
- a CDS encoding glutathione S-transferase family protein, with product MTRPLVTAYNWSPDKGAGLVRDMRVRWALEEVGQAYDVRLLDWGEQKEPPHRARNPFGQVPTYEEDGLVLFESGAIVLHIAEKWPGLLPADPAARARAIEWMFAALNSVEPGILDLIIAKYIDAKEDWAEARMPSVLGRLRVRLDELSARLGESEWLDGAFSAGDLLMIQVLRNVKVSGMLDDWPNLAAYVERGEARPAFGRALESLRAGLTGKPPADWPY from the coding sequence ATGACCAGGCCACTCGTCACCGCCTACAACTGGTCGCCGGACAAGGGCGCCGGCCTGGTGCGCGACATGCGCGTGCGCTGGGCGCTGGAGGAGGTCGGCCAGGCCTATGACGTGCGCCTTCTCGACTGGGGAGAGCAGAAGGAGCCGCCGCATCGCGCCCGCAATCCCTTCGGGCAGGTCCCGACCTATGAGGAGGACGGGCTCGTCCTGTTCGAATCCGGCGCGATCGTCCTTCACATTGCGGAGAAGTGGCCGGGCCTGCTCCCCGCCGATCCGGCTGCCCGGGCGCGGGCGATCGAATGGATGTTCGCCGCGCTCAACAGCGTTGAGCCGGGCATATTGGACCTGATCATCGCCAAGTATATCGACGCCAAGGAGGATTGGGCTGAGGCGCGGATGCCGAGCGTGCTGGGGCGCCTGCGCGTTCGGCTGGACGAGCTGTCCGCCCGGCTTGGCGAGAGCGAATGGCTGGACGGCGCGTTCAGCGCCGGCGACCTGCTGATGATCCAGGTGCTGCGCAACGTGAAGGTTTCGGGGATGCTCGACGACTGGCCCAATCTCGCCGCCTATGTCGAGCGGGGCGAGGCGCGGCCCGCCTTCGGCCGCGCGCTCGAGTCGCTGCGGGCGGGCCTGACCGGCAAGCCGCCCGCCGACTGGCCCTACTGA
- a CDS encoding VOC family protein, with product MADKMITCLWFDKGKAREAAEFYAATFPDSHVGPAHEAATDYPGGHQGEELTVEFTLLGRAFVGLNGGPNFTPNEAVSFMVLTEDQEETDRYWDAIVGNGGSESACGWCKDRWGFSWQITPRILLEAMADPDRDAARRAMEAMMTMRKIDIATIERAREGAEAPVG from the coding sequence ATGGCCGACAAGATGATCACCTGCCTTTGGTTCGACAAGGGCAAGGCGCGCGAGGCGGCGGAATTCTACGCCGCGACCTTCCCGGACAGCCACGTGGGCCCGGCGCACGAGGCCGCGACCGATTATCCCGGCGGCCATCAGGGCGAAGAGCTCACCGTCGAGTTCACATTGCTCGGGCGCGCCTTCGTCGGCCTGAACGGCGGACCCAATTTCACGCCCAACGAAGCGGTGAGCTTCATGGTCCTGACCGAGGACCAGGAGGAGACGGACCGCTATTGGGACGCGATCGTCGGGAACGGCGGGAGCGAGAGCGCGTGCGGCTGGTGCAAGGATCGCTGGGGCTTTTCCTGGCAGATCACGCCGCGAATCCTGCTCGAGGCGATGGCCGATCCCGATCGGGACGCCGCCAGGCGGGCGATGGAGGCGATGATGACGATGCGCAAGATCGACATCGCGACGATCGAGCGGGCCCGCGAGGGAGCCGAAGCACCGGTCGGCTAG
- a CDS encoding NAAT family transporter, whose protein sequence is MIELFVSAFVTFLVVIDPPGCAPIFAGLTSGATAAHRRAMAIRAVLVATGILVFFGLLGEDLLHALGVSLSAFRIAGGILLFLIAIDMVFEKRTERRENRAEELSAAHVEDVSIFPMAIPMIAGPGSIASVMLLMARIDGLLPSLLVLGALLLTLLLTLVALLLAGPMMRLLGHRMEAMLTRLLGVILAALAAQFVIDGIKQFFT, encoded by the coding sequence GTGATCGAGCTGTTCGTCTCGGCCTTCGTCACCTTCCTGGTGGTGATCGATCCGCCCGGCTGCGCGCCGATCTTTGCTGGCCTGACCAGCGGGGCCACGGCAGCTCACCGGCGGGCGATGGCGATCCGCGCCGTTCTCGTGGCGACCGGAATCCTCGTCTTCTTCGGCCTGCTCGGCGAAGACCTGCTCCACGCGCTCGGCGTTTCGCTCAGCGCCTTCCGAATCGCCGGCGGAATCCTCCTCTTCCTGATCGCGATCGACATGGTGTTCGAAAAGCGCACCGAGCGGCGCGAGAACCGGGCCGAGGAGCTCAGCGCGGCCCATGTCGAGGACGTCTCGATCTTCCCGATGGCGATCCCGATGATCGCCGGCCCGGGCTCGATCGCCTCGGTGATGCTGCTGATGGCGCGGATCGACGGGCTCCTGCCCTCTTTGCTGGTGCTGGGGGCATTGCTGCTGACCCTGCTGCTCACGCTCGTCGCCTTGCTGCTCGCGGGGCCGATGATGCGCCTGCTCGGCCACAGGATGGAAGCGATGCTGACCCGCTTGCTCGGGGTCATTCTCGCCGCGCTCGCCGCCCAGTTCGTGATCGACGGGATCAAGCAGTTCTTTACTTGA
- a CDS encoding transcriptional regulator translates to MELDNVTDPAHGPPRRRYGDGCGTAHALELIGERWALLVMRELMLGPKRFSDIRTDLPGISANVLTQRLEGLERDGIVVRRRLPPPASGQVYELSEWGYQSLPIMGALGRWATRSPGHDPGQHFSAVSLMLSFMAMGQPGLPKDIDAEIGFRLGRETYRATIRNGAVVSARSPAEGADAVFTGTPAAIAAAVYGGVPLPELEREGALSIQGDRALAERFVTLFPLPAKAAAPA, encoded by the coding sequence GTGGAGTTAGATAATGTAACCGATCCCGCGCACGGCCCGCCGCGGCGGCGCTACGGGGACGGCTGCGGCACTGCCCATGCCCTGGAGCTGATCGGCGAGCGCTGGGCCCTGCTCGTCATGCGCGAGCTCATGCTCGGTCCAAAGCGGTTCAGCGACATTCGCACCGACCTGCCCGGGATCAGCGCCAACGTGCTGACCCAGCGGCTTGAGGGTTTGGAACGGGACGGAATCGTCGTCCGGCGCCGTCTCCCCCCGCCCGCCTCGGGCCAGGTCTACGAGCTCAGCGAATGGGGCTACCAGTCGCTGCCGATCATGGGCGCCCTCGGCCGCTGGGCGACCCGCTCGCCGGGGCACGATCCCGGGCAGCATTTCAGCGCCGTCTCGCTGATGCTCTCGTTCATGGCCATGGGCCAGCCGGGCCTTCCGAAGGACATCGACGCCGAAATCGGCTTCCGCCTCGGCCGCGAAACCTACCGGGCGACAATCCGGAACGGCGCCGTCGTAAGCGCGCGCAGCCCCGCCGAGGGCGCGGACGCGGTCTTTACCGGCACCCCTGCCGCGATCGCCGCGGCGGTCTACGGCGGCGTTCCGCTCCCCGAGCTGGAGCGCGAGGGGGCGCTTTCCATCCAAGGCGACCGCGCGCTGGCCGAGCGCTTCGTCACCCTGTTCCCCTTGCCGGCGAAGGCCGCGGCGCCCGCCTAG
- a CDS encoding VOC family protein, with protein MPDLATADAATSEAKGRTGEFFWYELMTSDSDAATAFYTKVVGWESSDMPMPGGDGRYTIMNAGGRGVGGMMQITEEMKAGGAVPAWLGYVHVADADAAAKAIGEAGGTVLMGPADIPDVGRFALVTDPGGAAFYVMAPFPRDDAPPPLAQYAPGNVGWHELYAAAGEAAAIGFYGGLFGWTTAGAVDMGEMGTYRLFATGGDEAVGGMMDKPAQMPAGAWQYYFNVDAIDAAAERVAAAGGKVVMGPMEVPNGMWVLQGLDPQGAHFALVAPHR; from the coding sequence ATGCCGGACTTGGCAACCGCGGACGCCGCGACATCCGAAGCGAAGGGCAGGACCGGCGAGTTCTTCTGGTACGAGCTGATGACGTCCGATTCCGACGCCGCAACCGCCTTCTACACCAAAGTCGTCGGCTGGGAATCCTCCGACATGCCGATGCCGGGCGGCGACGGCCGCTACACGATCATGAATGCCGGCGGCCGCGGCGTCGGGGGAATGATGCAGATCACCGAGGAGATGAAGGCGGGAGGCGCCGTTCCGGCCTGGCTCGGCTATGTGCATGTCGCGGACGCCGATGCGGCGGCCAAGGCGATCGGCGAGGCCGGCGGCACGGTGCTGATGGGACCCGCCGACATTCCCGACGTCGGCCGCTTCGCCCTGGTCACCGACCCAGGCGGCGCCGCTTTCTACGTGATGGCGCCGTTTCCGCGCGACGACGCGCCTCCGCCGCTCGCCCAATATGCGCCGGGCAATGTCGGCTGGCACGAGCTCTACGCCGCCGCCGGGGAAGCGGCGGCGATCGGATTCTACGGCGGCCTGTTCGGCTGGACGACGGCCGGCGCGGTGGACATGGGCGAGATGGGCACATACCGGCTGTTCGCCACCGGCGGCGATGAAGCCGTCGGCGGGATGATGGACAAGCCGGCGCAGATGCCCGCCGGGGCCTGGCAATATTATTTCAACGTCGATGCGATCGACGCCGCGGCGGAGCGCGTCGCAGCCGCGGGCGGCAAGGTCGTCATGGGCCCGATGGAGGTGCCGAACGGCATGTGGGTGCTCCAGGGCCTGGATCCGCAGGGCGCCCATTTCGCGCTCGTCGCGCCGCACCGCTGA
- a CDS encoding lactoylglutathione lyase — protein MPQMIFINLPVADLAAAKAFYEAIGAVNNPAFTDETAACMVFSDTIHVMLLTHEKFAQFTPKRIADARETSEVLICISAESREAVDSITDKAIAAGGREPREKQDHGFMYGRSFEDPDGHIWEPMWMDMAGFEAAAAQQAQTADA, from the coding sequence ATGCCGCAGATGATCTTCATCAACCTGCCCGTCGCGGATCTCGCCGCCGCCAAGGCTTTCTACGAGGCGATCGGCGCGGTGAACAACCCGGCCTTCACCGACGAGACCGCCGCCTGCATGGTCTTTTCGGACACGATCCACGTCATGCTTCTGACCCACGAGAAGTTCGCCCAGTTCACGCCGAAGCGGATCGCCGACGCGCGCGAGACGAGCGAGGTGTTGATCTGCATCTCGGCCGAGAGCCGCGAGGCGGTCGATTCGATCACCGACAAGGCGATCGCCGCCGGAGGCCGCGAGCCGCGCGAGAAGCAGGACCACGGCTTCATGTACGGCCGCAGCTTCGAGGATCCGGACGGCCACATCTGGGAGCCGATGTGGATGGACATGGCCGGCTTCGAGGCTGCGGCGGCGCAGCAGGCCCAGACTGCGGACGCTTGA
- a CDS encoding spore coat protein U domain-containing protein codes for MRRADLRVLAAAFGLVLAPDAARAACTVSSTGVAFGAYDPRSATPDDSSGTVQADCHPSDNAPNVEIGAGLYGTIATRRMSNGAATLSYLLYTSAARSIVWGDGTLGSITQTLIGGTVSGGTRHFSGTIYGRILAGQNVPAGTYNDTLMVTISF; via the coding sequence ATGCGGCGCGCTGATCTCCGCGTGCTCGCGGCCGCTTTCGGGCTGGTCCTTGCGCCGGACGCGGCGCGCGCGGCATGCACGGTCAGCAGCACGGGCGTCGCCTTCGGCGCCTACGACCCGCGAAGCGCGACGCCCGACGACAGCAGCGGCACGGTCCAGGCCGACTGTCACCCTTCCGACAACGCGCCGAACGTCGAAATCGGCGCCGGCCTGTACGGCACCATCGCCACGCGCCGGATGAGCAACGGCGCGGCGACGCTGAGCTACCTGCTCTACACCAGCGCCGCCCGCAGCATCGTCTGGGGCGACGGCACCCTGGGCTCGATCACCCAGACTCTGATTGGGGGGACCGTCTCCGGCGGCACGCGGCATTTCTCCGGGACCATCTACGGCCGAATCCTCGCCGGCCAGAACGTGCCGGCCGGCACCTACAACGACACGCTGATGGTGACGATCTCCTTCTAG
- a CDS encoding DUF1428 domain-containing protein — MTYVTGFVVAVPTGNEEAYRQHAADFLPLFKECGIERVVENWGDDVPRGKITDFYGAVQAKEDETIVFSWFEYPDKAARDSSNEKMMNDPRMQPGEPMPFDAKRMIYGGFEAIVDEKAEGTTGYTDGYLVPVPSDKREAYRELAQKMAGKFRELGALRVVEAWGDDLPDGKVTDFRRAVKAEEGENVVYSYVEWPDKEVRDQAWQKMMADPDVQPGGDMPFDGKRMFWGGFRPIVDQ; from the coding sequence ATGACCTATGTCACAGGCTTCGTGGTGGCTGTGCCGACCGGGAACGAGGAGGCCTATCGCCAACATGCCGCCGATTTTTTGCCGCTGTTCAAGGAGTGCGGCATCGAGCGGGTGGTGGAGAATTGGGGCGACGACGTGCCGAGGGGCAAGATCACCGATTTCTACGGGGCGGTCCAGGCGAAGGAGGACGAGACGATCGTCTTCTCCTGGTTCGAATATCCCGACAAGGCGGCCCGCGATTCATCCAACGAGAAGATGATGAACGACCCGCGCATGCAGCCGGGCGAGCCCATGCCGTTCGACGCCAAGAGGATGATCTACGGCGGCTTCGAGGCGATCGTCGACGAGAAGGCGGAAGGCACGACCGGCTATACCGACGGCTATCTGGTGCCGGTACCGAGCGACAAGCGCGAGGCGTATCGAGAGCTGGCGCAGAAGATGGCCGGCAAGTTCCGCGAGCTCGGCGCGCTGCGCGTCGTCGAAGCCTGGGGCGACGATCTGCCCGACGGCAAGGTCACCGATTTCCGCCGCGCGGTGAAGGCCGAGGAGGGCGAGAATGTCGTCTATTCCTACGTCGAATGGCCCGACAAGGAGGTCCGCGACCAGGCCTGGCAGAAGATGATGGCCGATCCCGACGTGCAGCCCGGCGGCGACATGCCGTTCGACGGCAAGCGCATGTTCTGGGGCGGCTTCCGCCCGATCGTCGATCAATAG
- the folD gene encoding bifunctional methylenetetrahydrofolate dehydrogenase/methenyltetrahydrofolate cyclohydrolase FolD yields MSAAIIDGKAFASALRERIADAVPAFAEQAGRAPGLVVVLVGEDPASGIYVRNKGKATEAAGMASFEHRLPDTVSQDELLYLIGRLNGDERVDGILVQLPLPKQIDEKAVIAAIDPAKDVDGFHVENAGRLAVGEQGIVPCTPLGCLMLLKDRLGDLSGLEAVVVGRSNIVGKPMAQLLLRENCTITIAHSRTRDLPAVIRRADILVAAVGQAELIRGDWLKPGATVIDVGMNRLDGRLTGDVDFDGARQVAAAITPVPGGVGPMTIAVLLRNTLAAAHARAGLAPPEGL; encoded by the coding sequence ATGAGCGCGGCGATCATCGACGGCAAGGCCTTCGCCTCCGCCTTGCGCGAGCGGATCGCCGACGCAGTCCCCGCCTTCGCGGAGCAGGCCGGCCGCGCGCCCGGCCTCGTCGTGGTGCTGGTCGGCGAGGATCCGGCGAGCGGGATCTACGTCCGCAACAAGGGCAAGGCGACCGAGGCCGCGGGAATGGCGAGCTTCGAGCATCGGTTGCCCGACACCGTCAGCCAGGACGAGCTGCTCTACCTGATCGGGCGCCTCAACGGCGACGAGCGGGTCGACGGAATCCTCGTCCAGCTCCCGCTCCCGAAGCAGATCGACGAGAAGGCGGTGATCGCGGCGATCGATCCGGCCAAGGACGTCGACGGCTTCCATGTCGAAAATGCCGGCCGCCTCGCCGTCGGGGAGCAGGGGATCGTGCCCTGCACGCCCTTGGGCTGCCTGATGCTGCTCAAGGACCGGCTCGGCGATCTTTCCGGGCTCGAGGCGGTCGTCGTCGGCCGCTCGAACATCGTCGGAAAGCCGATGGCCCAGCTTCTGCTGCGCGAGAATTGCACGATCACCATCGCCCATAGCCGCACCCGCGACCTTCCGGCCGTTATTCGCCGCGCCGACATCCTCGTCGCCGCCGTCGGTCAGGCGGAGCTGATAAGGGGCGACTGGCTGAAGCCCGGCGCGACGGTGATCGACGTCGGCATGAACCGCCTCGACGGGCGGCTGACCGGCGACGTGGATTTCGACGGCGCGCGCCAGGTTGCCGCGGCGATTACGCCGGTGCCCGGCGGGGTCGGGCCGATGACCATCGCCGTGCTGCTTCGCAACACGCTCGCCGCCGCGCATGCCCGCGCCGGCCTCGCCCCGCCCGAGGGCCTGTGA
- a CDS encoding fimbrial biogenesis outer membrane usher protein codes for MAQRLLRTPARLGLSLLLLAGHNAAKGETPGSGPAIGAAAAMQPALLDVSVNGQRGDAPESFLRDGDGRLLIGAATLRAWRIRVPASGAVTYQGEAYYPASALPALRITVAEAEQSVAIDADPGAFETQSAALGAGEQMAMTAPAFGAYVNYDLFVEHVRGETQGAGAFEAGLFTSHGVGFTTFIASAGGGQARVTRLETTWTIDRPDHLSSIRIGDSVSAAGPGAAPVRFAGIQFARNFAVQPGYLTMPLPVASGSAAVPSVVDVYVNNVLQGQQQVAPGPFELSNVPVPSGNGTVQIVVRDLLGREIVSEQNYYASTLLLRRGLHDFSYEAGFLRRRFGIESNRYGAFFVSTTHRYGFTDRLTGEATAQVSEHRQMAGATVTAIAFDVAQVAFSASASHTERGSGYRAAAAIERRTSGLSFGLLSEYASRDYATLGLARIVPPHLMVQGFANLGLRWGGIGANLVYRDLRGALPDETLASTFVSWRVAPRMSLQLYARRSVIGRSQTDFGAHLAIALDGRRSASASFDQSRGGSAGYISYQDDPPPGPGDGFRATARIGEQGGAEAAYVRNFSSASVSAQASYARGAGAVRLTAGGGLGWIDGRAFASRRLGDSFAAVRIDGYPNVRVYADDQPVGTTDSKGRIIVTGLHPFERNTIRLDPADLPLEASLTSEEMPVRPFARSGSVVRFAVQSERGVLLTVRLEDGSPLPTGAEVRIEESEARAVAVTGGEVYLPSAPAGRLRLQASWPGGACALTALVPDDGDPQPRLGGLICRSGGDYAAR; via the coding sequence ATGGCGCAGCGCCTCCTCCGCACGCCCGCTAGGCTTGGCCTCAGCCTTCTGCTCCTTGCCGGCCACAACGCTGCCAAAGGCGAGACGCCGGGCTCGGGCCCGGCGATCGGCGCGGCCGCGGCGATGCAACCCGCCTTGCTCGACGTGTCGGTGAACGGGCAGCGGGGCGACGCGCCCGAATCCTTCCTGCGCGACGGCGACGGCCGGCTGCTGATCGGGGCCGCGACCCTGCGCGCCTGGCGAATCCGCGTGCCGGCCTCCGGAGCCGTGACCTATCAGGGCGAGGCCTATTACCCCGCTTCCGCTTTGCCCGCGCTGCGCATCACCGTGGCCGAGGCCGAGCAGAGCGTGGCGATCGACGCCGACCCCGGCGCTTTCGAAACGCAGTCGGCAGCGCTCGGCGCGGGCGAGCAGATGGCGATGACCGCGCCGGCGTTCGGCGCTTATGTGAATTACGACCTGTTCGTCGAGCATGTGCGCGGCGAGACCCAGGGCGCCGGCGCCTTCGAGGCCGGCCTGTTCACCAGCCACGGAGTGGGCTTTACGACCTTCATCGCCTCGGCCGGAGGCGGCCAGGCGCGCGTGACGCGTCTGGAAACGACCTGGACAATCGACCGGCCGGATCACCTCAGCAGCATCCGGATCGGCGATTCGGTCTCGGCCGCAGGGCCGGGCGCGGCGCCGGTGCGCTTCGCCGGAATCCAGTTCGCGCGCAACTTCGCGGTTCAGCCGGGCTATTTAACCATGCCGCTGCCGGTGGCGAGCGGAAGCGCGGCGGTGCCCTCTGTCGTCGACGTCTACGTCAACAACGTCCTGCAGGGCCAGCAACAGGTCGCTCCGGGGCCATTCGAGCTCAGCAACGTGCCGGTGCCGTCGGGTAACGGCACCGTCCAGATCGTCGTCCGCGACCTGCTCGGGCGCGAAATCGTGTCCGAGCAGAATTATTATGCCTCGACCCTGCTGCTTCGCCGCGGCCTTCACGATTTCTCCTACGAGGCCGGATTCCTGCGCCGGCGCTTCGGGATCGAAAGCAATCGATACGGCGCGTTTTTCGTATCGACGACGCATCGCTACGGCTTCACCGACCGCCTTACCGGCGAAGCGACCGCGCAAGTAAGCGAGCATCGCCAGATGGCCGGCGCGACGGTCACCGCCATCGCCTTCGACGTCGCCCAGGTCGCGTTCTCGGCCTCCGCGAGCCACACCGAGCGCGGCTCGGGCTATCGTGCCGCGGCGGCTATCGAGCGGCGCACGTCCGGCCTCTCCTTCGGCCTCCTCTCCGAATATGCCAGCCGCGACTATGCGACGCTCGGCCTGGCGAGGATCGTTCCGCCCCACCTGATGGTCCAGGGCTTCGCCAATCTCGGCCTCCGATGGGGCGGGATCGGCGCGAACCTGGTCTACCGCGACCTGCGCGGCGCGCTCCCGGACGAGACTCTGGCCTCCACCTTCGTCTCGTGGCGCGTTGCCCCGCGAATGTCGCTTCAGCTCTATGCCCGCCGCTCGGTGATCGGCCGCAGCCAGACCGATTTCGGCGCTCACCTCGCGATCGCGCTCGACGGGCGCCGCAGCGCCTCGGCCAGCTTCGATCAGTCGCGCGGCGGCAGCGCGGGCTACATCTCCTATCAGGACGATCCGCCGCCGGGCCCCGGCGACGGGTTCCGCGCGACGGCGCGGATCGGGGAGCAGGGCGGCGCCGAGGCGGCCTATGTCCGCAACTTTTCGAGCGCGAGCGTGAGCGCCCAGGCGAGCTACGCCCGCGGCGCCGGCGCCGTGCGGCTCACCGCCGGCGGCGGCCTCGGCTGGATCGACGGCCGCGCCTTCGCCTCGCGGCGCCTGGGCGACAGCTTCGCCGCGGTCCGAATCGACGGCTACCCCAACGTGCGGGTCTATGCCGACGACCAGCCGGTCGGCACCACCGACAGCAAGGGCCGGATCATCGTCACCGGGCTCCATCCGTTCGAGCGCAACACGATCCGCCTCGATCCGGCGGACCTCCCGCTCGAGGCTTCACTCACCAGCGAGGAAATGCCGGTCCGCCCCTTCGCCCGCTCGGGCAGCGTCGTCCGCTTCGCCGTGCAGAGCGAGCGCGGAGTGCTGCTGACCGTGCGGCTCGAGGACGGCAGTCCCCTTCCCACCGGCGCCGAAGTGCGGATCGAGGAGAGCGAGGCCAGGGCCGTCGCCGTTACCGGCGGCGAGGTTTATTTGCCGTCAGCCCCAGCCGGGCGCTTGCGCCTTCAGGCGAGCTGGCCGGGCGGCGCCTGCGCGCTGACCGCGCTCGTCCCCGACGACGGCGACCCGCAGCCCCGTCTCGGCGGCCTGATCTGCCGCTCGGGAGGCGATTATGCGGCGCGCTGA
- a CDS encoding molecular chaperone produces the protein MRRILPLFVRFGLTLGAAAGLSPAAAGTLTVNPVLVEIGTARRAGSVTVQNVENVPVTIRAYSLAWSQTDGADRYDETSAVIVSPPVFTIPAGGTQIVRVGLRQPSAAPQSYRLIIEEVPAAQPGNGIRVALRLNLPLYWNLAAGPQSDIAWSAARLADGQWALEARNGGAGWVRIDPAAAQRATGITLESGFGFGTVLPGSVRRWPIGANPRIGDDARFQQIVSGTNGAAPPPHAR, from the coding sequence ATGCGGCGAATCCTCCCCCTTTTCGTCCGTTTCGGGCTGACGCTTGGTGCGGCGGCCGGGCTGTCCCCGGCCGCCGCAGGCACCCTCACGGTCAATCCCGTGCTGGTCGAGATCGGGACGGCGCGCCGCGCCGGATCGGTCACCGTCCAGAATGTCGAGAACGTGCCGGTGACGATCCGCGCCTATTCCCTGGCCTGGAGCCAGACGGATGGCGCGGACCGCTACGACGAGACCTCGGCGGTGATCGTCTCCCCGCCGGTCTTCACCATTCCCGCGGGCGGCACCCAGATCGTCCGCGTCGGGCTTCGGCAGCCTTCCGCGGCGCCGCAATCCTATCGCCTGATCATCGAGGAGGTGCCCGCGGCGCAGCCCGGAAACGGCATCCGCGTCGCGCTCAGGCTCAACCTCCCGCTCTACTGGAACTTGGCGGCCGGGCCGCAGAGCGACATCGCCTGGAGCGCCGCCCGGCTGGCCGACGGCCAGTGGGCGCTCGAGGCGCGCAACGGCGGCGCCGGCTGGGTCAGGATCGACCCGGCCGCGGCGCAGCGCGCCACAGGAATCACCCTCGAAAGCGGCTTCGGATTCGGCACCGTTCTGCCGGGCTCCGTCCGCCGCTGGCCGATCGGGGCCAATCCGCGTATCGGCGACGACGCCCGGTTCCAGCAAATAGTGTCCGGGACCAATGGCGCAGCGCCTCCTCCGCACGCCCGCTAG
- a CDS encoding YggT family protein produces MLLSLFSIVDFLLQVASWVIIAQAIISWLVAFNVINTHNDFVRQLLYALDRMTAPLYRPIRRILPDFGGLDFSPIVVLLLIYVLRILLSGVAMDVAMAG; encoded by the coding sequence ATGCTGCTTTCCTTGTTTTCGATCGTCGACTTTCTGCTTCAGGTCGCGAGCTGGGTGATCATCGCCCAGGCGATCATCTCCTGGCTGGTGGCTTTCAACGTCATCAACACCCACAACGATTTCGTCCGCCAGCTGCTCTACGCGCTCGATCGGATGACGGCCCCGCTCTATCGGCCGATTCGAAGGATCCTGCCCGACTTCGGGGGGCTCGATTTCTCGCCGATCGTCGTCCTGCTCCTGATCTACGTCCTTCGTATCCTTCTTTCGGGGGTGGCGATGGACGTCGCCATGGCCGGGTGA